The Falco peregrinus isolate bFalPer1 chromosome 9, bFalPer1.pri, whole genome shotgun sequence genome includes a window with the following:
- the NAP1L4 gene encoding nucleosome assembly protein 1-like 4 isoform X1: MVDTGTQMADNSKTEETASDSVEAAKNASNKKEKLADQVMQNPQVLAALQERLDNTALTPSSYIETLPKAVKRRIDALKQLQVKCAHIEAKFYEEVHDLERKYAALYQPLFDKRREFINGEAEPTDAESEWHSENEEEEKLAGDLKNAVVIEEKAEAGETNVKGIPDFWFTIFRNVDMLSELVQEYDEPILKHLQDIKVKFSEPGQPMSFSLEFHFGPNDYFSNSVLTKTYKMKSEPDKTDPFSFEGPEIVDCEGCTIDWMKGKNVTVKTIKKKQKHKGRGTVRTITKQVPNDSFFNFFSPIKVSGDGESLDEDSEFTLAADFEIGHFFRERIVPRAVLYFTGEAIEDDDNFEEDEEGEEEELEGEEEGEEEEDAESDPKKDSSQPAECKQQ, from the exons ATG GTGGATACAGGCACACAGATGGCAGATAACAG taaaacagaagaaactgctTCAGATTCTGTGGAGGCTGCTAAAAATGCAAGCaacaaaaaag AAAAGCTAGCAGACCAGGTGATGCAAAATCCACAGGTCCTGGCAGCTCTACAGGAACGGCTTGACAACACAGCACTTACTCCTTCAAGTTACATTGAAAC tttaccaaaagcagtgaaaagaaGAATTGATGCCTTGAAACAGCTCCAGGTGAAATGTGCCCATATAGAAGCTAAATTCTATGAAGAAGTACATGATTTAGAGAGAAAATACGCAGCACTCTATCAACCCCTTTTTGATAAG AGAAGAGAGTTTATTAATGGGGAAGCTGAACCCACAGATGCAGAGTCAGAATGGCACAgtgaaaatgaggaagaagaaaagctagCT GGAGACCTGAAAAATGCAGTGGTAATAGAAGAAAAAGCGGAAGCAGGGGAGACAAATGTCAAAGGGATTCCAGACTTCTGGTTTACTATCTTCAGGAATGTAGATATGCTAAGTGAATTAGTACAG GAATATGATGAACCAATCTTGAAACATCTGCAGGATATTAAAGTTAAGTTTTCTGAACCCGGACAGCCTATG TCTTTCTCATTAGAGTTCCACTTTGGGCCCAATGACTACTTTTCTAATTCAGTCCTGACAAAAACGTACAAGATGAAGTCGGAGCCGGACAAGACAGATCCCTTTTCATTTGAAGGACCTGAAATAGTTGATTGTGAGGG GTGTACTATTGACtggatgaaaggaaaaaatgttacagttaaaacaatcaagaaaaaacagaaacacaaggGTCGAGGCACAGTTCGGACAATTACTAAACAAGTACCtaatgattctttttttaacttcttcagCCCAATAAAGG TATCTGGTGATGGAGAGTCATTG GATGAAGATTCAGAGTTTACTTTAGCAGCAGATTTTGAAATTGGACACTTCTTCCGTGAAAGGATAGTCCCTCGTGCTGTGCTTTATTTCACTGGGGAAGCTATAGAGGATGATGATAAC ttcgaagaagatgaagaaggtGAAGAGGAG GAGttggagggggaagaggagggagaagaagaggaagatgcagAGAGTGATCCTAAG
- the NAP1L4 gene encoding nucleosome assembly protein 1-like 4 isoform X3: MVDTGTQMADNSKTEETASDSVEAAKNASNKKEKLADQVMQNPQVLAALQERLDNTALTPSSYIETLPKAVKRRIDALKQLQVKCAHIEAKFYEEVHDLERKYAALYQPLFDKRREFINGEAEPTDAESEWHSENEEEEKLAGDLKNAVVIEEKAEAGETNVKGIPDFWFTIFRNVDMLSELVQEYDEPILKHLQDIKVKFSEPGQPMSFSLEFHFGPNDYFSNSVLTKTYKMKSEPDKTDPFSFEGPEIVDCEGCTIDWMKGKNVTVKTIKKKQKHKGRGTVRTITKQVPNDSFFNFFSPIKVSGDGESLDEDSEFTLAADFEIGHFFRERIVPRAVLYFTGEAIEDDDNFEEDEEGEEEELEGEEEGEEEEDAESDPKV, translated from the exons ATG GTGGATACAGGCACACAGATGGCAGATAACAG taaaacagaagaaactgctTCAGATTCTGTGGAGGCTGCTAAAAATGCAAGCaacaaaaaag AAAAGCTAGCAGACCAGGTGATGCAAAATCCACAGGTCCTGGCAGCTCTACAGGAACGGCTTGACAACACAGCACTTACTCCTTCAAGTTACATTGAAAC tttaccaaaagcagtgaaaagaaGAATTGATGCCTTGAAACAGCTCCAGGTGAAATGTGCCCATATAGAAGCTAAATTCTATGAAGAAGTACATGATTTAGAGAGAAAATACGCAGCACTCTATCAACCCCTTTTTGATAAG AGAAGAGAGTTTATTAATGGGGAAGCTGAACCCACAGATGCAGAGTCAGAATGGCACAgtgaaaatgaggaagaagaaaagctagCT GGAGACCTGAAAAATGCAGTGGTAATAGAAGAAAAAGCGGAAGCAGGGGAGACAAATGTCAAAGGGATTCCAGACTTCTGGTTTACTATCTTCAGGAATGTAGATATGCTAAGTGAATTAGTACAG GAATATGATGAACCAATCTTGAAACATCTGCAGGATATTAAAGTTAAGTTTTCTGAACCCGGACAGCCTATG TCTTTCTCATTAGAGTTCCACTTTGGGCCCAATGACTACTTTTCTAATTCAGTCCTGACAAAAACGTACAAGATGAAGTCGGAGCCGGACAAGACAGATCCCTTTTCATTTGAAGGACCTGAAATAGTTGATTGTGAGGG GTGTACTATTGACtggatgaaaggaaaaaatgttacagttaaaacaatcaagaaaaaacagaaacacaaggGTCGAGGCACAGTTCGGACAATTACTAAACAAGTACCtaatgattctttttttaacttcttcagCCCAATAAAGG TATCTGGTGATGGAGAGTCATTG GATGAAGATTCAGAGTTTACTTTAGCAGCAGATTTTGAAATTGGACACTTCTTCCGTGAAAGGATAGTCCCTCGTGCTGTGCTTTATTTCACTGGGGAAGCTATAGAGGATGATGATAAC ttcgaagaagatgaagaaggtGAAGAGGAG GAGttggagggggaagaggagggagaagaagaggaagatgcagAGAGTGATCCTAAG
- the NAP1L4 gene encoding nucleosome assembly protein 1-like 4 isoform X2, whose product MADNSKTEETASDSVEAAKNASNKKEKLADQVMQNPQVLAALQERLDNTALTPSSYIETLPKAVKRRIDALKQLQVKCAHIEAKFYEEVHDLERKYAALYQPLFDKRREFINGEAEPTDAESEWHSENEEEEKLAGDLKNAVVIEEKAEAGETNVKGIPDFWFTIFRNVDMLSELVQEYDEPILKHLQDIKVKFSEPGQPMSFSLEFHFGPNDYFSNSVLTKTYKMKSEPDKTDPFSFEGPEIVDCEGCTIDWMKGKNVTVKTIKKKQKHKGRGTVRTITKQVPNDSFFNFFSPIKVSGDGESLDEDSEFTLAADFEIGHFFRERIVPRAVLYFTGEAIEDDDNFEEDEEGEEEELEGEEEGEEEEDAESDPKKDSSQPAECKQQ is encoded by the exons ATGGCAGATAACAG taaaacagaagaaactgctTCAGATTCTGTGGAGGCTGCTAAAAATGCAAGCaacaaaaaag AAAAGCTAGCAGACCAGGTGATGCAAAATCCACAGGTCCTGGCAGCTCTACAGGAACGGCTTGACAACACAGCACTTACTCCTTCAAGTTACATTGAAAC tttaccaaaagcagtgaaaagaaGAATTGATGCCTTGAAACAGCTCCAGGTGAAATGTGCCCATATAGAAGCTAAATTCTATGAAGAAGTACATGATTTAGAGAGAAAATACGCAGCACTCTATCAACCCCTTTTTGATAAG AGAAGAGAGTTTATTAATGGGGAAGCTGAACCCACAGATGCAGAGTCAGAATGGCACAgtgaaaatgaggaagaagaaaagctagCT GGAGACCTGAAAAATGCAGTGGTAATAGAAGAAAAAGCGGAAGCAGGGGAGACAAATGTCAAAGGGATTCCAGACTTCTGGTTTACTATCTTCAGGAATGTAGATATGCTAAGTGAATTAGTACAG GAATATGATGAACCAATCTTGAAACATCTGCAGGATATTAAAGTTAAGTTTTCTGAACCCGGACAGCCTATG TCTTTCTCATTAGAGTTCCACTTTGGGCCCAATGACTACTTTTCTAATTCAGTCCTGACAAAAACGTACAAGATGAAGTCGGAGCCGGACAAGACAGATCCCTTTTCATTTGAAGGACCTGAAATAGTTGATTGTGAGGG GTGTACTATTGACtggatgaaaggaaaaaatgttacagttaaaacaatcaagaaaaaacagaaacacaaggGTCGAGGCACAGTTCGGACAATTACTAAACAAGTACCtaatgattctttttttaacttcttcagCCCAATAAAGG TATCTGGTGATGGAGAGTCATTG GATGAAGATTCAGAGTTTACTTTAGCAGCAGATTTTGAAATTGGACACTTCTTCCGTGAAAGGATAGTCCCTCGTGCTGTGCTTTATTTCACTGGGGAAGCTATAGAGGATGATGATAAC ttcgaagaagatgaagaaggtGAAGAGGAG GAGttggagggggaagaggagggagaagaagaggaagatgcagAGAGTGATCCTAAG
- the NAP1L4 gene encoding nucleosome assembly protein 1-like 4 isoform X4 — protein MQATKKEKLADQVMQNPQVLAALQERLDNTALTPSSYIETLPKAVKRRIDALKQLQVKCAHIEAKFYEEVHDLERKYAALYQPLFDKRREFINGEAEPTDAESEWHSENEEEEKLAGDLKNAVVIEEKAEAGETNVKGIPDFWFTIFRNVDMLSELVQEYDEPILKHLQDIKVKFSEPGQPMSFSLEFHFGPNDYFSNSVLTKTYKMKSEPDKTDPFSFEGPEIVDCEGCTIDWMKGKNVTVKTIKKKQKHKGRGTVRTITKQVPNDSFFNFFSPIKVSGDGESLDEDSEFTLAADFEIGHFFRERIVPRAVLYFTGEAIEDDDNFEEDEEGEEEELEGEEEGEEEEDAESDPKKDSSQPAECKQQ, from the exons ATGCAAGCaacaaaaaa aGAAAAGCTAGCAGACCAGGTGATGCAAAATCCACAGGTCCTGGCAGCTCTACAGGAACGGCTTGACAACACAGCACTTACTCCTTCAAGTTACATTGAAAC tttaccaaaagcagtgaaaagaaGAATTGATGCCTTGAAACAGCTCCAGGTGAAATGTGCCCATATAGAAGCTAAATTCTATGAAGAAGTACATGATTTAGAGAGAAAATACGCAGCACTCTATCAACCCCTTTTTGATAAG AGAAGAGAGTTTATTAATGGGGAAGCTGAACCCACAGATGCAGAGTCAGAATGGCACAgtgaaaatgaggaagaagaaaagctagCT GGAGACCTGAAAAATGCAGTGGTAATAGAAGAAAAAGCGGAAGCAGGGGAGACAAATGTCAAAGGGATTCCAGACTTCTGGTTTACTATCTTCAGGAATGTAGATATGCTAAGTGAATTAGTACAG GAATATGATGAACCAATCTTGAAACATCTGCAGGATATTAAAGTTAAGTTTTCTGAACCCGGACAGCCTATG TCTTTCTCATTAGAGTTCCACTTTGGGCCCAATGACTACTTTTCTAATTCAGTCCTGACAAAAACGTACAAGATGAAGTCGGAGCCGGACAAGACAGATCCCTTTTCATTTGAAGGACCTGAAATAGTTGATTGTGAGGG GTGTACTATTGACtggatgaaaggaaaaaatgttacagttaaaacaatcaagaaaaaacagaaacacaaggGTCGAGGCACAGTTCGGACAATTACTAAACAAGTACCtaatgattctttttttaacttcttcagCCCAATAAAGG TATCTGGTGATGGAGAGTCATTG GATGAAGATTCAGAGTTTACTTTAGCAGCAGATTTTGAAATTGGACACTTCTTCCGTGAAAGGATAGTCCCTCGTGCTGTGCTTTATTTCACTGGGGAAGCTATAGAGGATGATGATAAC ttcgaagaagatgaagaaggtGAAGAGGAG GAGttggagggggaagaggagggagaagaagaggaagatgcagAGAGTGATCCTAAG